The following proteins come from a genomic window of Bacillus carboniphilus:
- a CDS encoding BatA and WFA domain-containing protein yields MGFLTPWFFSFSIFLIGFLLLYFFRKQYQEMVVSQTFLWESVRKEWEATKWYQKLQHNILFWLQLLILILMIFALTQPFLWTKGVQGDQQIIIIDTSASMAATEGEKNRLELAKQASEDLLKRFHGHDVSFIEARKDPILHIQNDKNSALEIIESLELSYQKTDLNQALSLATSLIKENGSASIHIYTDQFASDMIHTDWDGPIMIHNLGQTNQNVSIESFGVANFDSKIQGLSWVTSESDTPVEATLRVMIGEQEVWEGIQTVSKEQPAYFVMEDLPHSTVYKATIEVDDAYELDNQLFSFLNQTSRPKIVVNASLHPFVNQALTVMGYEVVTTNSFTSSDESSIYIVENLKVEEWPDGPMMVINPDLGSDVSEYEINNPIEPSKGFGPFQYTDMDQVFISKIQEVNLSDFRPLTWSGNAPIFFEGEQNGNPVILVNFDIAQTDWPLHTSFPIFLYESIHYLTKDSEILGYFTPGEEQDVYLSETYQVLSEAQKIIKTHSPESQILQAPNKPGLYSLYNGENQYWFSVNTEEGENKIAPAQSFSIGETTNEEENMQTIGYPLANWLILIALFILVVEWEVYRRGS; encoded by the coding sequence ATGGGATTTTTAACTCCATGGTTTTTTTCATTTTCAATATTTCTTATTGGATTCCTCCTACTCTATTTCTTTAGGAAGCAGTACCAGGAAATGGTTGTATCCCAAACCTTCCTTTGGGAGTCTGTTCGAAAAGAATGGGAGGCAACGAAGTGGTACCAAAAGCTTCAACATAATATCCTTTTTTGGTTGCAGCTACTCATTTTAATCCTAATGATTTTTGCCCTTACCCAGCCATTTTTATGGACTAAGGGTGTTCAGGGGGACCAACAAATAATTATTATTGATACGTCAGCATCTATGGCAGCCACAGAAGGAGAGAAGAACCGTCTAGAACTTGCTAAACAAGCATCAGAAGATCTATTGAAACGGTTTCATGGTCATGATGTTTCTTTTATAGAAGCTAGGAAAGACCCGATCCTGCACATTCAGAACGATAAAAATAGTGCCTTGGAAATTATTGAATCATTAGAACTTTCCTATCAAAAAACGGACTTAAACCAAGCACTCTCATTGGCTACTTCTCTTATAAAAGAAAATGGTTCAGCAAGCATTCATATATATACGGATCAATTCGCTAGTGATATGATTCACACCGATTGGGATGGTCCTATAATGATTCATAATCTTGGTCAAACCAATCAAAATGTATCTATTGAATCGTTTGGGGTTGCTAACTTCGATAGTAAAATACAAGGGCTTTCTTGGGTGACTTCAGAATCAGATACACCTGTAGAAGCTACATTAAGAGTCATGATTGGAGAGCAAGAAGTATGGGAAGGAATACAAACGGTCTCAAAAGAGCAACCAGCTTATTTCGTTATGGAGGATTTACCGCATTCGACTGTTTACAAAGCAACGATTGAAGTAGATGATGCCTACGAGCTTGACAATCAATTATTTTCCTTTTTGAATCAAACGAGTAGACCCAAAATAGTAGTGAATGCTTCCCTTCATCCATTTGTCAATCAAGCGTTAACTGTAATGGGTTATGAGGTAGTCACAACTAATTCTTTTACCTCTTCCGATGAATCTTCTATTTATATCGTTGAGAATTTGAAAGTAGAAGAATGGCCAGATGGTCCGATGATGGTTATTAATCCTGATCTCGGTTCCGATGTATCAGAATATGAGATAAATAATCCAATTGAACCATCCAAAGGCTTTGGACCTTTTCAATATACGGATATGGATCAAGTTTTTATCTCAAAGATTCAGGAAGTGAACTTAAGTGATTTCCGCCCGTTAACCTGGAGTGGTAATGCACCTATTTTTTTTGAAGGAGAACAAAATGGGAATCCTGTCATCCTGGTAAACTTTGATATTGCTCAAACTGATTGGCCACTACACACTAGTTTCCCAATTTTCTTGTATGAATCTATTCATTACTTAACGAAGGATTCTGAGATTTTAGGATATTTTACACCAGGAGAAGAACAGGATGTTTATCTCAGCGAAACTTACCAGGTCCTTTCAGAAGCCCAAAAAATTATAAAGACACACTCTCCTGAGTCACAAATTTTACAGGCCCCCAATAAACCAGGACTGTACTCTTTATACAACGGTGAAAATCAATATTGGTTTTCCGTCAACACAGAAGAAGGCGAAAATAAAATAGCGCCAGCACAATCTTTTTCAATTGGTGAAACTACTAATGAGGAAGAAAATATGCAAACAATTGGGTATCCTTTAGCCAATTGGCTTATTTTGATTGCCTTATTCATTCTAGTCGTAGAATGGGAGGTGTATCGACGTGGATCTTAA
- a CDS encoding DUF58 domain-containing protein, which produces MMASLLSPHTIAKLKRMRWKSPTSLGSMHQGTRRSKTIGSSQEFSDYRTYEAGDDVRQIDWNVYARTEKVYIKRFLDERELTITILLDSSLSMWAYLKKWERAKQLTGALSALSLYAGDRLSLVISNHRIDPLLSKKGPHQVAKFLGQIDNIVQDDTDKEPFSTRNKERYSPQSDVTIIISDGLEPISNIDETLTRIQSRRTHVYYIQLLHEEELSPPYTGDLKLLDIETRSISEVSMQRKVIAQYKTRLEEHLSAIESLCRKKGIPYIQVNTRQAIEEILFQQLKPLGWIN; this is translated from the coding sequence ATGATGGCTAGCTTATTATCACCACACACAATAGCAAAACTAAAAAGAATGAGATGGAAAAGTCCTACCTCACTAGGAAGTATGCATCAAGGCACCAGGCGTTCAAAGACAATTGGTTCTTCTCAAGAGTTCTCTGATTACCGAACATACGAGGCTGGGGACGATGTTAGGCAAATTGACTGGAATGTATATGCAAGGACAGAAAAAGTGTACATTAAACGTTTCTTAGATGAAAGAGAATTGACGATAACGATTCTGTTAGATAGCTCACTTTCGATGTGGGCCTATTTAAAAAAGTGGGAAAGAGCAAAGCAGCTTACAGGTGCACTTTCTGCTCTGTCACTTTATGCAGGGGACAGGCTAAGCCTCGTAATTTCAAATCATCGGATAGATCCACTTTTGTCTAAAAAGGGACCACACCAGGTTGCTAAATTTTTGGGTCAAATAGATAACATTGTTCAGGACGATACAGATAAGGAACCTTTCTCTACTAGAAATAAGGAAAGGTACTCTCCTCAATCTGATGTTACAATCATTATTTCTGATGGACTTGAACCCATTTCAAATATAGACGAAACACTTACTAGAATCCAAAGTCGAAGAACGCACGTCTATTATATTCAACTTCTACATGAAGAAGAGCTATCTCCACCATATACAGGTGATTTAAAGCTATTAGATATAGAGACGAGGAGCATCTCGGAGGTTAGTATGCAGAGGAAAGTAATTGCCCAATATAAAACTAGATTAGAAGAACACTTATCTGCTATTGAAAGTCTCTGTAGGAAAAAGGGAATCCCTTATATTCAAGTAAATACTCGTCAAGCAATAGAGGAAATACTATTTCAACAATTAAAACCATTGGGTTGGATCAATTGA